A segment of the Candidatus Thermoplasmatota archaeon genome:
GCGCGGGGTTTCGGCGGGGCGCGGCGCGGGCGGTTTCGGGGGCGGAAGCCCGCGCGCGAGGAAGTCGGCGAGGATCGCGTTGAAGCGGTCGGGCCGCTCGATGGGCGGAAGGTGGCCGCAGCCGGGGACGACGGCGACGGCCGCGCGCGGCATCCGGCGCGCCGCGCGGAAGGCGTGGCGAAGGGGAAAGACGCGGTCGCGCGCGCCCCACACGAGAAGCGTCGGCTGGGGCACGAAGGGGAGGGCCCGCGTCTGCGGGTGGCGTTGGCCGAGCGCGTCCACCTCGAGGCGCAGGGCCTCGATCGCGACGAGCGCGCCCGGCTCCGAGAGAAGCTCCAGGTGGCGGTCGAGGAGCGCCGGCGTCACGCGCGCGGGGTCGTCGACCGCGAGCTTCCAGAGCCTCTCGACGCCGGCGCGATCCACGCTCGAGAGGCGCTCTCCGAGCAGGGGCGACCCGAGCGCGCGGTAGAGCGGATGGATCGCGCGACCCAGGCCCATGGATCCGACGAGGACGAGACGGTCCACGCGGTCGCCGGCCGCCCGCGCGAGGCGCAGCGCGAGGGCGCCGCCGAAGCTCGCGCCCACGAGCGTGGCGCGCTCCACGCCGACCGCGTCGAGGAACCGCTCGAGGAACGCGACCTCGACGGAGGTCGCGTCGTCGCCCTCGAGGAGGCTCGGGTCCGGCTTCGAGGTGAGGCCGAAGCCGAGCATGTCGGGCGCGAGGACGCGGTGGTCCGGGGCGAGCGCCGCAAGCGTCGGCGTCCAGGTCACCTCGGCCCAGGCGCCGAAGCCGTGGAGGAGGACGACGGCCTCGCGCGCCTTCGAGGGGCCGGCCTCGAGGTACGTCGCGAGGTCGCGACCCACCCGGACGCAGGCGCTCCGGTGGGTCGGGGACGGCTCCGGCGGGGAGG
Coding sequences within it:
- a CDS encoding alpha/beta fold hydrolase, yielding MASPPEPSPTHRSACVRVGRDLATYLEAGPSKAREAVVLLHGFGAWAEVTWTPTLAALAPDHRVLAPDMLGFGLTSKPDPSLLEGDDATSVEVAFLERFLDAVGVERATLVGASFGGALALRLARAAGDRVDRLVLVGSMGLGRAIHPLYRALGSPLLGERLSSVDRAGVERLWKLAVDDPARVTPALLDRHLELLSEPGALVAIEALRLEVDALGQRHPQTRALPFVPQPTLLVWGARDRVFPLRHAFRAARRMPRAAVAVVPGCGHLPPIERPDRFNAILADFLARGLPPPKPPAPRPAETPRGRPKAFSSGPA